One region of Streptomyces davaonensis JCM 4913 genomic DNA includes:
- the fxsT gene encoding FxSxx-COOH system tetratricopeptide repeat protein, with product MQCDDVPRTAAEPASDEASLDAVPHALSELARSSSADPPSVLLVVDDHATMRVWEKTVRKLADELAREERLGGVSTVRLLSSDDTEPARIRLEELPSAPSERRVVLVLTDGLAAGWRSDAVLPLLRELGRTEPLALLHLLPQHLWSRAGLDVNRMRFGCARPWAPNDTLRWELRTSPLEPVDDADARTGVVPVPVLEPTERSLSGWVDLVTGGSDGWVEMSGIRARDWKRRADAARAVPWVEDVPDPASAVPPWERVSDFRAAASPTAFTLATRLAAAPLTLPVMNAVTASVPGAGPAHLAELLMSGLVRTSGADAERAADVAFVFGPNIRQELLALSRRRDTARVLHDVRVLLTSEPPEVREPLATGPQVAEPLLPAPEELLETADVPSVTRRNVAFLRVELAALRALSGKFLVRADRLARALRDYDRQNSVSLRKGVGSRTAHEQAPTRAGTTSEGATAMTATHTQPAVESGRSTPRIWGNIPPRNPNFTGRVDLLDRLSERLREGTTTVLPEAIHGMGGVGKTQLAIEYAYRNQSEYDVVWWIAAERPGQIGQALVELAQRLGLVTSSEANIAGPAVREALREGRPYSRWLLIFDNADSPERVRDYFPTGGSGTILVTSRNRRWSVVGPSLEVDVFTREESKELLRRSGPDDLDDRDADRLADALGDLPLALEQAAAWRAETGMPVSEYLRLFEHKRAELLEVSPPPDYQLPVAAAWNVSLDHLETRSLTALRLLQLCSYFAPDPISRSIFSGLGGSTIDPELDRALNDPMRLARAVREINRYSLARIDHRTNSIEMHRLVQAVLIHRMTPEEQNRMRNGAHTLLAAADPKGPNQSANWTRYAELYGHVIASGAIESDQPWVRELVMNVAKYLWYWGDHKVAREFTEQAWQTWQALFGEEDQQTRLMGWWLCFLYLKVGRYDDASQLVERLKDIYVRTAPEGPEDTREDALETMNLEAAVRRVQGDFAAGVELDEMAYDRARRAFGEDDPTTLGRAHNLGVSLRLVGEFQRALELDRHTHALKTRLYGGDHNQSLVTQESIAIDVRETGDYVGARSLQEAVVDGFRPVFGAGNPQTLQSLRQLGEACRKEGDHAKALELSREAFNQFTRRYGDTHPESLAAALALSVALRHSGELEAAGERGAKTSERFRRVFQADHPHVLAADVDLAVTFRLLGRVEEARALDEAALASLTERLGEGHPIVLATAINLASDLSALGQVAEARELGERSLELSRERLGENHPTALVCAANLSLDLAALGATDEAEALRADTLSRMEQVLDAPRLRSAEAAPHPATVQVRARERANCDIDPMPL from the coding sequence ATGCAGTGTGACGATGTCCCACGAACAGCGGCGGAACCGGCGTCTGACGAAGCGTCACTGGATGCCGTACCGCATGCCTTGAGCGAACTGGCGCGGTCGTCCTCCGCGGACCCTCCGTCCGTGCTCCTCGTCGTGGACGATCACGCGACGATGCGGGTGTGGGAGAAGACGGTCCGGAAGCTGGCCGATGAACTCGCCCGCGAGGAACGGCTGGGCGGGGTCAGCACGGTACGGCTGCTCAGTTCCGATGACACCGAGCCGGCCCGGATCCGGCTGGAGGAACTGCCGTCCGCCCCGTCCGAGCGGCGGGTGGTGCTGGTGCTGACGGACGGTCTGGCCGCGGGCTGGCGCTCGGACGCGGTGCTGCCGCTGCTGCGGGAGTTGGGGCGGACCGAGCCGCTCGCCCTGTTGCATCTGCTGCCCCAGCACTTGTGGTCCAGAGCCGGACTCGACGTGAACCGGATGCGGTTCGGCTGCGCCCGCCCCTGGGCGCCCAACGACACCCTGCGCTGGGAACTGCGCACTTCTCCCCTCGAACCCGTCGACGACGCCGACGCCCGTACCGGCGTGGTCCCGGTCCCCGTGCTGGAGCCGACCGAGCGGTCGCTGTCCGGCTGGGTCGACCTGGTCACGGGAGGCTCCGACGGCTGGGTGGAGATGTCGGGGATCCGGGCCCGGGACTGGAAGCGCCGGGCGGACGCGGCGCGGGCGGTGCCCTGGGTGGAGGACGTACCGGACCCGGCCAGTGCCGTACCGCCCTGGGAGCGGGTCTCGGACTTCCGGGCCGCCGCCTCCCCGACCGCGTTCACCCTCGCCACCCGGCTCGCCGCCGCGCCGTTGACCCTGCCGGTGATGAACGCGGTGACCGCCTCGGTGCCGGGGGCCGGGCCCGCCCATCTGGCGGAGCTGCTGATGAGCGGCCTGGTGCGGACCTCCGGCGCGGACGCCGAGCGCGCGGCTGATGTGGCCTTCGTGTTCGGCCCCAACATCCGCCAGGAGTTATTGGCGCTGTCCCGGCGCAGGGACACCGCCCGGGTGCTGCACGACGTCCGGGTCCTGCTGACGTCCGAACCGCCGGAAGTGCGCGAACCGCTTGCCACCGGCCCCCAGGTCGCCGAGCCGCTCCTGCCCGCCCCCGAGGAACTCCTCGAAACCGCCGACGTGCCCTCGGTGACCCGGCGCAACGTCGCCTTCCTCCGCGTCGAACTGGCCGCGCTGCGCGCCCTGTCCGGGAAGTTCCTCGTCAGAGCCGACCGGCTGGCCCGCGCCCTGCGCGACTACGACCGGCAGAACTCCGTCAGCCTGCGCAAGGGCGTGGGCTCCCGCACCGCTCACGAACAGGCCCCGACGAGGGCCGGGACAACTTCAGAAGGAGCCACGGCCATGACCGCCACGCATACGCAGCCCGCGGTGGAGAGCGGGCGTTCGACGCCGCGTATCTGGGGCAACATCCCGCCGCGCAACCCCAATTTCACCGGCCGGGTGGACCTTCTCGATCGTCTGAGTGAGCGACTCCGTGAGGGCACCACCACTGTGCTGCCCGAGGCGATCCACGGCATGGGCGGTGTCGGCAAGACGCAGTTGGCGATCGAGTACGCCTACCGCAATCAATCCGAGTACGACGTCGTGTGGTGGATCGCCGCCGAGCGCCCTGGCCAGATCGGGCAGGCCCTGGTGGAACTGGCCCAGCGGCTGGGCCTGGTGACCAGCTCCGAGGCCAACATCGCCGGTCCCGCAGTGCGGGAGGCGCTGCGCGAGGGACGGCCGTACTCGCGCTGGCTGCTGATCTTCGACAACGCGGACAGCCCGGAGCGGGTGCGCGACTACTTCCCGACCGGGGGCAGTGGCACCATTCTCGTCACCTCCCGCAACCGGCGCTGGAGCGTGGTCGGTCCCTCCCTCGAAGTCGATGTCTTCACCCGTGAGGAGAGCAAGGAGCTGCTGCGCCGCTCCGGGCCCGACGACCTCGACGACCGGGACGCGGACCGGCTCGCCGACGCCCTCGGAGATCTGCCGCTGGCGCTGGAACAGGCGGCGGCTTGGCGGGCCGAGACCGGAATGCCGGTCTCGGAGTATCTGCGGCTGTTCGAGCACAAGCGGGCCGAGCTGCTGGAAGTCTCGCCGCCGCCGGACTACCAACTGCCGGTCGCCGCGGCGTGGAACGTCTCGCTGGACCACCTGGAGACCCGCAGCCTCACCGCGCTGCGGCTGCTCCAGCTCTGCTCCTACTTCGCGCCCGACCCGATCTCTCGGTCCATCTTCTCCGGGCTCGGCGGCTCCACCATCGACCCCGAACTGGACCGGGCGCTCAACGACCCGATGCGGCTCGCCCGCGCAGTACGGGAGATCAACCGCTACTCCCTCGCCCGGATCGACCACCGCACCAACTCGATCGAAATGCACCGCCTGGTCCAGGCCGTGCTGATCCACCGCATGACCCCCGAGGAACAGAACCGCATGCGCAATGGGGCCCACACCCTTCTGGCCGCCGCAGACCCCAAGGGTCCCAACCAGTCGGCCAACTGGACGCGTTACGCCGAGCTGTACGGCCATGTGATCGCCTCCGGCGCCATCGAGTCCGACCAGCCGTGGGTCCGCGAACTCGTGATGAACGTGGCGAAGTACCTCTGGTACTGGGGCGACCACAAGGTGGCCCGGGAGTTCACCGAGCAGGCGTGGCAAACCTGGCAGGCACTGTTCGGAGAGGAGGACCAGCAGACCCGGCTGATGGGCTGGTGGCTGTGTTTCCTCTACCTGAAGGTCGGGCGCTACGACGACGCCTCCCAGCTGGTCGAACGGCTGAAGGACATCTACGTCCGTACCGCGCCCGAGGGCCCTGAGGACACCCGCGAGGACGCGCTGGAGACGATGAACCTCGAGGCCGCGGTGCGACGTGTCCAAGGGGACTTCGCCGCTGGTGTGGAACTGGACGAGATGGCCTACGACCGGGCCCGGCGCGCCTTCGGCGAGGACGACCCGACGACGCTGGGCCGCGCACACAACCTCGGGGTGAGCCTGCGTCTCGTGGGCGAGTTCCAGCGGGCGCTGGAGCTGGACCGGCACACGCACGCGCTGAAGACGCGGCTGTACGGGGGGGATCACAACCAGTCGCTGGTCACCCAGGAGTCCATCGCCATCGACGTCCGCGAGACCGGGGACTACGTCGGTGCACGGTCCTTGCAGGAGGCGGTCGTCGACGGATTCCGACCCGTCTTCGGCGCCGGGAACCCACAGACGCTCCAGTCGCTGCGGCAGCTCGGTGAGGCGTGCCGGAAGGAGGGCGACCACGCGAAGGCGCTTGAGCTGTCGCGAGAGGCCTTCAACCAGTTCACCCGGCGGTACGGCGACACCCACCCCGAGTCCCTCGCTGCCGCGCTGGCGCTGTCGGTGGCGCTGCGGCACAGTGGCGAGCTGGAGGCGGCCGGGGAGCGCGGGGCGAAGACCAGTGAGCGGTTCCGGCGGGTGTTCCAGGCCGATCATCCGCATGTGCTGGCCGCGGATGTGGATCTCGCGGTGACTTTCCGGCTGCTGGGGCGTGTGGAGGAGGCGCGGGCGCTGGATGAGGCGGCGCTGGCCTCGCTGACCGAGCGCCTGGGGGAGGGGCATCCCATCGTGTTGGCTACCGCGATCAATCTCGCGAGCGATCTGAGTGCGTTGGGACAGGTGGCCGAGGCGCGTGAACTTGGGGAGCGGTCGCTGGAGTTGAGCCGGGAGCGGCTGGGGGAGAACCACCCCACGGCTCTGGTGTGCGCGGCGAATCTGTCGCTGGATCTGGCTGCGCTCGGAGCGACGGATGAGGCGGAGGCGTTGCGGGCGGACACCTTGTCCCGTATGGAACAGGTTCTGGATGCGCCTCGGCTGCGGTCCGCAGAAGCGGCGCCGCATCCGGCGACTGTGCAGGTGCGGGCTCGGGAGCGGGCCAACTGTGACATCGATCCGATGCCGTTGTGA
- a CDS encoding HEXXH motif domain-containing protein, whose amino-acid sequence MRAEGAFLHHHLPSSGLEELSCGEGGPGTVDLLLAAERSRRLLLLRMLDDATGLDPAWELLSAAQRRAPDVVDDLLLYPQTGMWLVTALRRLRGSDPQDDPPLWVVLGHISSLAAAAALRAELDFTIEVPMRHGRVPLPTLGCAELPATEPWAMATVGREAGRAVVTTPGATVTVPATPDTPAPGWHPLRRLLLGPATHRLSLALDDVDPYRTYPRPTEPRPLSEESAEAWRRMLERAWTILLDEQPRTAEAMRRGLLSLTPTPPQERFRPRSVTAGDAFGGVESSEADDPVQLAVTLVHEFQHTKLGGLLHLTPLLTPETSDSPELWYAPWRDDPRPLDGLLQGIYAFVGITRFWRTHRLASGASTPLAHFEFALWRAQVTTALRQVHRHERLTPIGAQLLDRLYALCTRWLDEPVPETPLALARRCAADHETRWRAHHLRPPRQAVEETTQAWLSGAPTPPHSLAAPSEVVSDESARWLNTLAVLTRHRLSGEDPEKAAVTGALRADVLLATGETEAAQEAYKTHLTTDPTHPTAWSGLSQTLTQTSPTTAHFLRHSPEQARAVHAAITAATGTPPDPIALATWLA is encoded by the coding sequence ATGCGTGCTGAGGGCGCGTTCCTCCATCACCATCTGCCGTCGTCCGGCCTGGAGGAACTGAGCTGCGGCGAGGGCGGTCCGGGCACGGTGGACCTGCTGCTCGCGGCCGAACGCAGCCGACGGCTGCTGCTGTTACGGATGCTCGACGACGCGACCGGCCTCGACCCCGCGTGGGAATTGCTCAGCGCGGCCCAGCGCCGGGCACCGGACGTCGTCGACGACCTGCTGCTCTATCCGCAGACCGGAATGTGGCTGGTCACGGCGCTGCGCAGACTGCGCGGCAGCGACCCGCAGGACGATCCGCCGCTGTGGGTTGTGCTGGGCCATATCTCCTCCCTGGCCGCCGCGGCAGCGCTACGCGCGGAGCTGGACTTCACCATCGAGGTCCCGATGCGGCACGGCCGGGTACCGCTGCCGACCCTGGGCTGCGCCGAACTCCCGGCCACCGAGCCGTGGGCGATGGCAACCGTAGGTCGGGAGGCGGGCCGCGCGGTCGTCACGACACCGGGTGCCACGGTCACGGTGCCGGCCACGCCGGACACCCCGGCGCCGGGCTGGCACCCCCTTCGCCGGCTGCTGCTCGGCCCCGCAACCCACCGCCTCTCGCTGGCCCTGGACGACGTGGACCCGTACCGGACGTACCCCCGGCCGACCGAACCGCGCCCGCTGTCCGAGGAGTCGGCGGAAGCGTGGCGGCGCATGCTGGAGCGGGCCTGGACAATACTGCTGGACGAACAGCCGAGGACCGCGGAGGCGATGCGCCGGGGTCTGCTGTCGCTGACTCCGACCCCGCCGCAGGAAAGGTTTCGGCCACGCAGTGTGACAGCCGGGGATGCATTCGGCGGCGTCGAATCCTCGGAAGCGGACGACCCGGTCCAGCTGGCGGTGACCCTGGTGCACGAGTTCCAGCACACCAAGCTGGGCGGCCTGCTGCACCTGACACCCTTGCTGACCCCGGAGACCTCGGACTCCCCCGAACTCTGGTACGCCCCCTGGCGGGACGACCCCCGCCCGCTGGACGGCCTGCTGCAAGGCATCTACGCCTTCGTCGGCATCACGCGCTTCTGGCGCACCCACCGTCTGGCCTCGGGGGCCTCGACTCCCCTGGCCCACTTCGAGTTCGCCCTCTGGCGAGCCCAGGTGACCACGGCCCTGCGCCAAGTCCACCGCCATGAGCGCCTGACGCCCATAGGAGCGCAGCTCCTGGACCGCCTGTACGCCCTGTGCACCCGCTGGCTGGACGAACCAGTCCCGGAGACCCCCCTGGCCCTGGCGCGCCGCTGCGCCGCGGACCACGAGACCCGCTGGCGCGCACACCACCTGCGCCCACCGCGCCAGGCAGTGGAGGAGACCACGCAGGCCTGGCTCTCCGGAGCCCCGACTCCACCCCACTCCCTCGCCGCTCCCTCCGAGGTGGTCAGCGACGAATCCGCCCGCTGGCTGAACACACTGGCCGTCCTGACCCGCCACCGCCTGTCAGGAGAGGATCCGGAGAAGGCGGCAGTAACAGGAGCCCTGCGCGCAGACGTCCTACTGGCGACAGGCGAAACAGAAGCAGCCCAAGAGGCCTACAAAACCCACCTGACAACCGACCCCACCCACCCCACAGCCTGGTCGGGCCTGTCCCAAACCCTGACCCAAACCTCCCCCACAACAGCCCACTTCCTACGCCACAGCCCAGAACAAGCCCGAGCAGTACACGCAGCAATAACAGCGGCTACGGGCACCCCTCCGGACCCAATAGCCCTGGCAACCTGGCTCGCGTAG
- a CDS encoding effector-associated domain 2-containing protein, with protein MAEIVVTAGRGRERHGSGYRVHTGWILTSAQLLDGAQEATVWVGLGSHSMWTSPALVALASDRADVALLKLTGVAFGFCSPPAYGTLTQQAAPVPFTALGYTGLRISGTVKAPSDDRGDTLELAVDPLPAGCMNTRPDRWPWEGMSGAAVWHDDLLIGLVGGAHRGTDGPGHLTVTPVDRWYALLTASELDLLHEHAGLPPSPTGRISLAALPENLPLHELDGLVTALTLLPCVSDRNGLALVLDSIDPVISAMSPRSPALRPDVFGIVRTCLRYRGTLDQLLEAIRLVEGESVGVVRMDQEAVELSRRHR; from the coding sequence GTGGCAGAGATCGTCGTGACCGCAGGGCGGGGCCGGGAGCGGCACGGCTCCGGGTACCGGGTCCACACCGGATGGATCCTCACCTCGGCCCAGCTGCTCGACGGCGCACAGGAAGCGACCGTATGGGTCGGACTGGGCAGCCACAGCATGTGGACCTCACCCGCCCTCGTGGCACTCGCCTCCGACCGGGCCGATGTGGCGCTGCTGAAGCTCACGGGCGTGGCGTTCGGCTTCTGCTCACCCCCCGCCTACGGCACCCTGACCCAGCAGGCCGCCCCCGTGCCCTTCACGGCCCTGGGGTACACCGGTCTCCGCATCAGCGGAACGGTCAAGGCGCCGTCCGACGACCGCGGCGACACCCTCGAACTCGCCGTCGACCCACTACCGGCGGGATGCATGAACACTCGTCCGGACCGTTGGCCCTGGGAGGGCATGTCCGGCGCCGCGGTCTGGCACGACGACCTCCTGATCGGCCTGGTCGGCGGCGCGCACCGCGGGACGGACGGGCCGGGTCACCTCACCGTCACCCCCGTGGACCGCTGGTACGCGCTGCTGACCGCGAGTGAACTGGACTTGCTCCACGAGCACGCCGGTCTGCCCCCGAGCCCCACCGGACGGATCAGTCTCGCCGCCCTGCCGGAGAATCTCCCCCTGCACGAACTCGACGGCCTCGTCACCGCGTTGACCCTGCTGCCCTGCGTGAGCGACCGCAACGGCCTCGCTCTCGTCCTGGACAGCATCGATCCGGTGATCTCGGCGATGAGCCCGCGCTCCCCCGCCCTGCGCCCGGACGTCTTCGGGATCGTGCGTACTTGTCTGCGTTATCGCGGGACCTTGGACCAACTCCTGGAAGCGATACGGTTGGTGGAGGGCGAATCCGTCGGGGTCGTCCGAATGGACCAGGAGGCGGTGGAGTTGTCCCGGCGCCACCGCTGA
- a CDS encoding HEXXH motif domain-containing protein: protein MTSPHVLPADSFDELLGGGGGPAAVAELRASERSWRLLVVRALLDASDEAPTTAWRLLMRARAADETAFEELLAYPAVGVWAAHTLRRLRGTAAGAGAPDTGYLHAVAASAGIRAGVDFRTDVPVHEGWAVLPALGAMRVAGGGSAEVVAADGRVLVAGRPLGGADWHPLTRLEGEGCGLLLDDTDPYRTLRTPVPAEPVDTDDWQGLFAEAWEILREWDESAACALAEGLVTLVPRPRAERFRPHSASSGDAFGAALASVPDDGEQLASTLVHEFQHNKLSAFMHLFTLYDDQGSGGGRLHYAPWRDDPRPLGGLLQGVYAFFGVTGFWRRRAHPLGRFEFALWRAQTVHALRGIGAAEGLTGLGRRLVAELEGRLAPWLAEPVEERAAVAAELAVADHRATWRAYHLRPDPGAVRAYATGRPLFADPAPPDLVPGTPSRGLDTRAVLARWLLADPAGFDALRADPGATVEGARPEDVALVDGDAERASRMCRERIARGDGDPETWVGLGLAARVAGDPAGAALLARPELVMAVHAELGAGADPLETARGLVSDPVSAVGDRPGLLSRPVPAAPRP, encoded by the coding sequence GTGACGAGCCCGCACGTCCTGCCGGCCGACTCCTTCGACGAACTGCTCGGCGGCGGTGGCGGTCCCGCCGCCGTGGCCGAGCTGCGGGCGAGCGAGCGCAGTTGGCGGCTGTTGGTGGTACGGGCGCTCCTGGACGCCTCCGACGAGGCCCCCACGACTGCCTGGCGGCTCCTCATGCGGGCCCGTGCCGCGGACGAGACCGCCTTCGAGGAACTGCTCGCCTATCCGGCCGTCGGCGTATGGGCCGCGCACACCCTGCGGAGGCTGCGCGGTACGGCGGCCGGTGCCGGCGCCCCGGACACCGGCTATCTGCACGCCGTCGCGGCCAGCGCAGGGATCCGGGCGGGAGTGGACTTCCGTACCGACGTCCCCGTGCACGAAGGCTGGGCCGTGCTCCCCGCGCTGGGCGCCATGCGGGTGGCGGGCGGGGGATCTGCCGAGGTGGTCGCCGCCGACGGCCGTGTGCTGGTCGCCGGGAGGCCGCTCGGCGGGGCCGACTGGCACCCGCTCACTCGGCTGGAGGGGGAGGGATGCGGGCTGCTGCTGGACGACACCGACCCGTACCGCACCCTGCGTACCCCCGTCCCCGCCGAGCCCGTCGACACCGACGACTGGCAGGGGCTGTTCGCCGAGGCGTGGGAGATCCTGCGTGAGTGGGACGAGAGCGCGGCCTGCGCGCTGGCCGAGGGCCTCGTGACCCTCGTACCGCGCCCCCGTGCCGAGAGGTTCCGGCCGCACAGCGCCTCCTCCGGGGACGCCTTCGGTGCGGCCCTCGCCTCCGTCCCCGACGACGGCGAGCAGCTCGCCTCGACGCTGGTGCACGAGTTCCAGCACAACAAACTCAGCGCCTTCATGCACCTGTTCACGCTCTACGACGACCAGGGCAGCGGCGGCGGACGGCTGCACTACGCCCCCTGGCGGGACGACCCGCGGCCGCTGGGCGGGCTGTTGCAGGGCGTGTACGCCTTCTTCGGGGTCACCGGGTTCTGGCGGCGGCGCGCGCATCCGCTCGGGCGGTTCGAGTTCGCGTTGTGGCGGGCTCAGACCGTACATGCGTTGCGCGGGATCGGTGCGGCGGAGGGGCTGACCGGGCTGGGGCGGCGCCTGGTGGCCGAGCTGGAGGGGCGGCTCGCACCCTGGCTGGCGGAGCCGGTGGAGGAGCGGGCCGCCGTGGCCGCGGAGTTGGCGGTGGCGGATCATCGGGCGACCTGGCGGGCGTATCACCTGCGTCCCGATCCGGGGGCGGTGCGCGCGTACGCCACCGGCCGCCCGCTGTTTGCCGACCCGGCTCCGCCGGACCTCGTGCCCGGCACCCCGTCCCGCGGGCTCGACACCCGGGCCGTGCTGGCCCGCTGGCTGCTGGCCGACCCGGCCGGGTTCGACGCGCTGCGGGCGGACCCCGGGGCCACCGTGGAGGGCGCCCGGCCCGAGGACGTCGCCCTGGTCGACGGGGACGCGGAACGGGCGTCGCGGATGTGCCGGGAGCGGATCGCGCGGGGCGACGGGGACCCCGAGACCTGGGTGGGCCTCGGGCTCGCGGCGCGGGTGGCCGGGGACCCGGCGGGCGCGGCGCTGCTCGCCCGACCGGAGCTGGTGATGGCGGTGCATGCGGAACTCGGGGCGGGGGCCGATCCGTTGGAGACGGCTCGGGGGCTGGTCAGCGACCCGGTGTCAGCAGTCGGAGACCGCCCGGGGCTGCTCAGCCGCCCAGTTCCAGCAGCGCCTCGTCCGTGA
- a CDS encoding GNAT family N-acetyltransferase: protein MIRNATPADIPVIHTLVRELAEYEKAPDEAKATEEQLHEALFGNRPAAYAHMAVDDTNGEAVGFALWFLNFSTWRGVHGIYLEDLYVRPTARGAGHGKALLTELARICVDRGYQRLEWSVLNWNTPSIAFYESLGARPQDEWTVYRLTDEALLELGG from the coding sequence ATGATCCGCAACGCGACCCCCGCCGACATCCCCGTCATCCACACCCTCGTCCGCGAGCTGGCCGAGTACGAGAAGGCCCCGGACGAGGCGAAGGCGACCGAGGAGCAGCTGCACGAGGCGCTCTTCGGCAACCGTCCCGCCGCCTACGCCCACATGGCCGTCGACGACACCAACGGCGAAGCCGTCGGCTTCGCCCTGTGGTTCCTGAACTTCTCCACCTGGCGCGGGGTCCACGGCATCTACCTCGAAGACCTCTACGTCCGCCCCACCGCCCGCGGCGCCGGCCACGGCAAGGCCCTGCTCACCGAACTGGCCCGCATCTGCGTGGACCGCGGCTACCAGCGCCTGGAGTGGTCCGTCCTGAACTGGAACACCCCGTCCATCGCCTTCTACGAGTCCCTGGGCGCCCGCCCGCAGGACGAGTGGACGGTGTACCGACTCACGGACGAGGCGCTGCTGGAACTGGGCGGCTGA
- a CDS encoding aminoglycoside phosphotransferase family protein gives MTDLPDELTERAVHYLQQWELRRDGPPMRGRCAHVLPVLRADGTPAVLKLQDVDDETVGEPVALQAWNGDSAVRLLAADNGTLLLERLDAERPLDDLDDTREATLVVAGLLAHLTATPAPPELRRLGDLAPRLLDRAEAAQVKEWPLLADCAAAVREVADEPGDRLLHWDLHFENVLAADRAPWLAIDPKPLAGDPGFELLPALWNRFDADEVLWRFDAMTEVLGLDRNRALAWTLGRVLQNAVWQVEEGNSPVPEQLDIAERLRARRG, from the coding sequence GTGACCGACCTTCCGGACGAGCTGACGGAACGCGCCGTGCACTACCTCCAGCAGTGGGAGCTGCGCCGCGACGGCCCGCCCATGCGAGGCCGCTGCGCGCACGTCCTCCCCGTGCTCCGGGCCGACGGAACACCCGCCGTGCTCAAACTCCAGGACGTCGACGACGAGACCGTAGGAGAACCGGTCGCGCTACAGGCCTGGAACGGCGACAGTGCCGTACGACTCCTGGCCGCCGACAACGGCACGCTGCTCCTCGAACGGCTCGACGCGGAACGCCCGTTGGACGACCTGGACGACACCCGCGAGGCCACCCTGGTCGTCGCCGGGCTGCTGGCCCACCTGACCGCCACCCCCGCCCCGCCGGAACTCCGCCGCCTCGGCGACCTCGCCCCGCGTCTCCTGGACCGCGCCGAGGCCGCCCAGGTGAAGGAGTGGCCCCTGCTGGCGGACTGCGCCGCGGCCGTCCGCGAGGTGGCGGACGAGCCAGGCGACCGGCTCCTCCACTGGGACCTGCACTTCGAGAACGTCCTGGCCGCCGACCGCGCCCCTTGGCTGGCCATCGACCCCAAACCGCTCGCGGGCGACCCCGGCTTCGAACTGCTCCCCGCCCTGTGGAACCGCTTCGACGCCGACGAAGTCCTCTGGCGCTTCGACGCGATGACGGAGGTCCTGGGCCTGGACCGGAACCGGGCCCTTGCCTGGACGCTGGGCCGGGTGCTCCAGAACGCGGTGTGGCAGGTCGAGGAGGGCAACTCTCCCGTTCCGGAACAACTGGACATCGCCGAACGGCTGCGCGCCCGCCGGGGTTAG